CTCGCGGGTCCGGACGCCGACGCGCTGACGCGGTGCGCGCAGGAGAGCGGAGCACTGCTCGACCTGGTCACCGAACGGGACGGGTTGGAAGAGGCCGGCCGCATCCTGGGCGCCTGCGACCGGCTGCGCATCATGTCACCGGCGCTGCACCGCGACATGATGGCCGAGATGCGCTGGGACGAGGAGGAGGTCCGGCGCACCCGGGACGGCATCGACGTCGCCACGCTCCAGCTCGACCGGACGGACCTGGCCGGCATCTCCATCGCCCGGCACTGGCCGAACCTCGCCTTCATCCGGCGGATCGGGGGCGGTGCCTCGTTCGAGGAGGGCGCCCGCAAACTCGTCGCCGCGTCCTCGGCGATCGGCGTCCTGAGCATTCCCGGCACGACGCCCGACGCCTACGCGCGCGGGGGCCGGGCGCTCCAGCGGCTGTGGCTGACCGCCGCCTCGCGCGGGCTGGCGGTGCAGCCGCTCACCGCGCTGCTCTACCTCCTCGCGCGCGTCGAGCGGGGCGGCGGAGCCGGGCTCGACCCCGAGGAGATCGCGACCCTGCAGGCCCTGCGCACCAGGCTGGCCAAGATCCTGCCGCACCGCCCCGACAACGCCGAGCTGATCCTGGTCCGGCTGTCGTACGCCCCACCGCCCGCGGTCCGCTCGCTCCGCCGCGACGTCCGCTCGTGCCTGCGCTTCGCGGGGGCGAAGGGCGCCTGACGGTACCGGTCGCCGATGAAAGCGGACAGCGGTCCTTTGCGCATCGGCCGATCGGATGACGAGCAGGAGCCGGTCCGGGGGCGGGGCGGTCTTGAGCACGGGGAGAGGATCGAAGTCAGAACAGGTGGCCGCGAGGCCGTGGAGCGGATGAGGGGTACGGGATGAAGGACGTCGATCGCCGGTTGCTGGACGCCGCGCGGGCCGGGAACGCCGTTGCCGTACGGGCGGCGGTCGAAGGGGGCGCGAACATCGAGGTGCGCGACGAGGAACTGCGCACGCCGCTGCTGCTCGCCTCCCTCGGGAACCGCGTGGAGGTGGCGAGGGTACTCGTGGCGGCAGGCGCCGACGTCGACGCCCAGGATGCCCGCCAGGACAGCGCCTGGCTGGTCACCGGGGTGACCGGCAGCGTGGCGATGCTGCGCGTGCTGCTTCCGGCCGGGCCGGACCTGCGGCGCACCAACCGCTTCGGCGGCGTGTCGCACATCCCGGCGAGCGAGCGCGGGCACGTCGCGTACGTACGGGAGGTACTGGCGGTCACGGACATCGACGTCGATCACGTCAACCGGCTCGGCTGGACCGCCCTGCTGGAGGCCGTGATCCTCGGCGACGGGGGCCCGGCCCACCAGGAGATCGTACGGCTGCTCCTCGCGGCCGGAGCGGACCGGGACCTGGCGGACGGCGACGGGGTGACGGCGCTCGCGCACGCGGAGCGGCGCGGGTACACCGAGATCGCGGAGTTGCTGCGGTGAGCGCGCCGCGCGTTCCCCGGCCCGGAAGGCATCGGCTGGCGCTGGTCCTGGCCGGGGTCGGCGTGCTCGCCGGGTGCGCGGCGGGCGGTGGCGGTGGCGGTCGTACGAGCAGCCCGGAGGGAGCCGGGGCCGCGGCGGCACCACGGATCGAGCCATCGGCTGCCGACGCGGCCGTGCCCACGGCGCGCGGCACGCTCCTGGTCACGACTTCGGCGGTTCGACCGTGACCTTCGTGGATCCCGCGCGCGGCCCGGTCGGCTCGGTGGAGGTGGGGACCGTCCGTACGGGCTGGCGCTCGGCGCGGACGGGCGGGCGTGGGTCGCGACGGCGGAGGGCGTCGCGGTGGTGGACACCGCCACGCGTACCGGCCTGGGCCGCATCCCGTACCGCACCCGCAGCGGGCCCGTGACCACCGGCGAGTACCGGGGCGGCGGGATGGGCATCGCGCTCGCGCCCGACGGGCGGCGCCTTTACGTGGGGGTCAACGTGCCCGGCGGCCCGGGGGTGCTGGAGGTCATCGACACGGCCACCCGTACGGTGACCGCCACCGTGCCCGTCGGCCGCCGCCCCTTCGACGTGGACGTCGCGGCGGACGGCGGCGAGGTGTACGCGACCGGGCACGACTCCTACGACGTGACGGCGGTGCGCGCCGACACGCTGGCGGCGCGGCGACTGGTGGTCGCCCCTTACGGGGAGCAGGGCCTCGGCTCCTGGCTGAAACCGCACTACGCGGTGGTGCGGCCCTCCGACGGGCGGCTGTTGCTGCCGTTCGAGGGTGAGAGGCTGGCGGTCCTCGACCCCGGTACGGGCCGGGTCGCCGTCGAGCCGATGACCGCGGACATCCACCAGCACGGGGCCGCCCTCGCCCCCGACGGCACGCTGCTGGTGGTCGGCGCGGCGGAGGACCAGGACACGGCCTCGCTGACGGTCCGGTCCCCCGGTGGGACGGAGCGCACGGTCCCGCTGGACGGGCCGCACGAGGACGTCGCGGTCACCGCGGACGGCCGCACCGCGTACGTCACGGGCGGCTTCACCCGGGACGGCCACTGGAACGGGATCACCGTCGTGGACCTGCCGAGCGGTACGACACGCCGACTCGAGGCGGGCGCACGGCCCCTGGGGGTCGTGGTGCTGTAGGACGGCGGGGTGACTCCGGCCGTCAGGCGCCTCCTCCGGAGGGCGTGACGACGATCTCGCGCTTGAGGATCTTCCCCGTGGGGCCCTTGGGGAGTTCGGTCGTGAAGGTGACGATCCGCGGGTACTTGTACGCCGCCACCCGCTCCTTGACGTAGGCCCGGATCTCTTCGGCCGTCGCGTCGGCGCCCTCGCGCAGGGCGATCACCGCCGCCACCTCCTCCCCGTGCACCTCGTGCGGCACGCCGACCACTGCGGCCTCGGCGACTGCCGGATGCTCGTACAGGACTTCCTCTACCTCCCGCGGGTACACGTTGTACCCGCCGCGGATGATCAGGTCCTTCTTGCGGTCGACGATGAAGTAGAACCCTTCCTCGTCGACGCGGGCCAGGTCGCCGGTGTGGAACCATCCGTCGCGTACGGCCTCCGCGGTCTCCTTCGGGCGGTTGACGTAGCCGTTCATCACGTTCTCGCCGCGGATCGCGATCTCGCCGACCTCGCCCGGGCCCGCTTCGGAGCCGTCCTCTGTGACGAGCCTCATCTCGACCCCGCGGATCGGTACCCCGATGGAGCCGGCCTTGCGCGGGCGGTCCGGGTGGTTGAAGGAAGCCACCGGCGACGTCTCGGAGAGGCCGTAGCCCTCCAGCACCGTGGCGTCGAAGCGCCGCTCGAACCCTTGCAGCACCTCGACGGGCAGCGCGGCACCGCCCGAGACGGCGAGGCGCAGCCGGGAGGCGTCGAAGCCGTCGGGGAGTGCGGCGTGGAGCAGTGCCGAGTACATCGTGGGTACGCCGAGGAACACGGTGACCCGGTCACGGTGCATGACCTCCAGCGCCCGCTGCGGATCGAACCGCGGCAGCAGGGTCAGCGTCGCCCCCGCGGCCACGGACGCGTTGAGCGCACAGGTCTGCCCGAACGCGTGGAACAGCGGCAGGCCGCCGAACAGGATGTCGTCGGGGCCGACTTGGATCAGGGTCTCGGCGGTGGTGGCCGTGTTCGAGACCAGGTTGCCGTGCGTCAGCTCGGCTCCCTTGGGCGTACCGGTGGTGCCCGAGGTGTAGAGGATCAGCGCAGGGTCCCCGTCCTGCCGGTCGACGAGGCCGGACAGCGGTTCGGCGGCCGTGAGCAGGGCGTGGAACGCCGAGGGCTCCGTCACCAGGCACTCGGTCCCCAGCTCGGCGGCGGCGCTCGCGACCTCCTGCGCGAACAGCGGGGACGCCACTGCGACACGCGCCCCCGAGTCACGCAGGACGTACGCCACCTCCCGGGCCCTGAGCAGGGGGTTCATCGGCACGACCACGCCCCCGGCCCGCAGGACCCCGTAATAGACGACGGGGAACAACGGCACGTTGGGCATGGTCATCGCCACGCGGTCACCCGGCCGCACGCCGCGGCCCTGCAGCACCGCGGCGAACCTGGCACTCGCGTCGTCCAGTTCGGCGTAGGTCAGGGTGGTGTCGTCGTGGCGCACGGCGACGTGATCGCGGCGGGCCGCCGCGGAGTTCACCAGAAATGCGGCGAGGTTGGTCATGCCGACAGTCTCCTCTCTCGTTCTGTTCATCTCAGCCGTCGGCAGGGTGCAGGCGGCCGTGGTGGCATCCGCCGCCGCCCCTGGACCGGCGTCCGTCCCGGGCGCACCCGGGGCTCCGCACGCCGTTCGTCGGGGCCGCGCTGAGGGGATGCTAAGGCGGGCGCGCTCCCGATGCTTGACGTGCCGGGACGGGAAACTTAACTTCTGGGGACCGAACACCTGGAGCATTTCGATGAGGCCCCTCGTCCGCACCGCAGCGCTGAACGGCTACGTCGAGCTGAGCCGCTCCCTCGGCGTCGACCCGCGCGCGCTGATGAAGAGCGTGGGGCTGGACACCGCGGACCTCGCCGTCCAGGACCGGTGGATCTCCGGTCCGGCCGCCGTCCGCCTCCTGGAGATCTCCGCGGCCGCCTCGCACCACGACGACTTCGGCTTGCGCATGGCCGAGCTGCGCCGCTTCTCCAACCTGGGCCCCATCAGCCTGGTCGTCCGCGAGGAACCCGACGTACGCAGTGCACTGGCACTGCTGCTGCGCCACGAGCACATGTACAACGAGCTCCTGCACACGCGCCTGGCCGAGGGGAACGGCCTGGCCACCATCAAGGTGGACCTCAGGGTCGGCGAGGCGACGCCGGCCCGGCAGGCCACGGAACTGGTCGTGGGCGCCTTCTCCCGCATCCTGCGAGGATTCCTCGACACGCGCTGGCAGCCCCTGTCCGTGTGGTTCACCCACAGCCCTCCGGCGGACTCCGGCAGGCACCGCCGCCTGTTCGGCCCCGGGGTCGAGTTCGACCGCGAGTTCAACGGCATCGTCTTCTACGCCGACGACCTCGACGCCCCCAACGCCATGGCGGACCCGCAGCTGCGGAACTACGCCCGGCAGTACTTCGACGCCATCGCCGCCACTCCCCGGGACACCTCGGTCGCGGACCGGGTGCGCGAACTCATCGAGGCCCTGCTGCCCACCGGCCGATGCTCCGTCGAGCAGGTCGCCCGCAGCCTCGGCGTCGACCGGCGCACCGTCCACCGTCATCTGGCCCACTCGGGAGAGACGTTCTCCTCGCTGCTCAACGCCACGCGCAAGCGGCTCGCGGAGCAGTTCGTGGCCCATCCCCGCCGCTCGCTGACGGAGATCTCGGACCTCCTGGGCTTCTCGTCCCTGAGCGCGTTCTCCCGGTGGTTCCACGAACAGTTCGGGTGCAGTCCGAGGCAGTGGCGCAAGGAAAAGGGCCAGGAGCAGCACGCGGGCCCGGGCTGACGCCCACGCCGGCACGCAGCGCGGACGGCGCCTCGGCCGCCGCTCGCCCCTGTCCCCAAATGACAAGTCGCCCGTCACCACGGGTCAAGCAGCCATACCCGCCCGGCCCTACCTTGGCTGCACCGCTCAAGGCGGTCGGCTGCCGGAGGTGAGACGGGCCGTTCCCCTACGGCTCGCTCTCCTCCGGACCAGCCGAACACACCCGGGCCCGCACGCCCGGTGTTCTCCCCGACCCGCCCGCGCCGGTCCCTGCCGTCCAAAAGATCCGACTCCGCAGCTAACCGACTGCCGGCGCGGTGATCACCCGTACGCGAAGGAGAAAGACCGTGCATTTTCACGACGACTCGCTCTTCCCCGAGAACCAGGAGAAGCTCGTCATCCAGGCCGCCCCGTACGGGCCGGAGTGGCTGCCCGGCGACGCCGACGATCTGCCCCTGACCATGGACGAGCACGTCCAGGCGGCCGTCGACTGTTACGACGCCGGCGCCACGGTGCTCCACATCCACGTGCGTGAGCTCGACGGCAAGGGCTCCAAGCGGATGTCGATGTTCAACGAGCTGATGGGCCGGCTGCGCGAGGCGGTGCCGGACATGGTCCTGCAGATCGGCGGCTCGATCTCCTTCGCCCCCGAGGGCGAGGGCGGCGACGCCAAGTGGCTCTCCTACGACACCCGGCACCTCCTGGCCGACCTCACACCGGCGCCGGACCAGGTGACCATCGCGATCAACACCAGCCAGATGAACATCGTCGAGATCATGACCGACGACGACCTGGAGGGCACCTCGATCGCGAAGCCGGAGTACCACCGGGCCTACCGGGACATGGTCGTCGAGGCCGGTCCCGAGTTCTACCTCGAGCACCTGAAGCGCCTGCACGCGAACGGCATCCAGCCGCACTTCCAGCTCGCCACCATCGCCCAGCTCGAGACCGTCGAGCGGCTCATCCGCGCCGGCACGTACACCGGCCCCCTGGTCCTCAACTACGTCGCGATCGGCGGCGGTTTCGCCGGGCGCCACCCCTCCGACCTGATCGAGTTCATCCGCCGCGTGCCGGACGGCGCGGTCCTCACCATCGAGAGCTCCATGCGCGCCGTGGCGCCGATGAACGCGATCGCCATCGCCCTCGGCGTGCACGTCCGCGTGGGCAACGAGGACAACCTGTGGCGGCGCAAGGGCGAGCGGATGTCCTCCGTCGAGCAGGTCGAGCAGATGGTCCGGATCGCGAACACCCTCGGACGCGACATCGCGACCGGCCCGGAGGCCAAGAGGATCTACAAGATCGGCGAGTACTACCCCGACGCCGACGAGACCATCGAGCGTCTCGGCATGGTCCCGAACCGCAGGCCCGGGCAGCGCGGCTTCATGCTGCGCGACCTCAAGAGCTGACCCGGCCCCCGCAGCCGGACACGAGCCCCCGCACGAGCCCCCGTACACGAGCAATCGGAGCAACCCCGTGGCCCACGCCGTCCGCTTCTACGAAACCGGTGGACCCGACGTCCTGACCTGGGAAAGGGTGACCGTCGGTGACCCGGGTCCGGGCGAAGTGCGCATCCGGCACGCCGCCGTCGGCCTCAACTTCGCCGACACGTACTTCCGTACGGGTCTCTACCCGGTCCGGCTGCCGGACGGCATCGGCGTCGAGGCCTCGGGAGTGGTCGAGGCCGTCGGCGAGGGCGTCACCCACGTCGCCGAAGGCGATCGCGTCACCTACACCGGCAGCCCGCTGGGGGCGTACAGCACGGAGCGGGTCATGCCCGCCTCGCACCTGATCAAGCTGCCGGACGAGATCGGCTTCGAGACCGCCGCCGCCATGACCATGCGCGGCCTCACCTCGGCATATCTGCTGCGCCGGATCCACCCGTTGAAGGCCGGTGACACCGTACTGCTCCACGCGGCGGCGGGCGGTGTCGGCCTGATCGTCAGCCAGTGGGCCAGGCTCCTCGGCGTCACCGTGATCGGAACGGTGTCGAGCGAGGAGAAGGCGGAGCTCGCACGCGCTCACGGCTGCGAGCACATCATCCACTACCGGCGCGAGGACGTGGCCGAGCGGGTGCGCGAACTGACCGACGGCGCCGGCGTGCCGGTCGTCTTCGACAGCGTCGGCAAGGACACCTTCACCGGCTCGCTGGCCTCGCTGTCGCGCCGCGGACTGCTGGTCTGCTTCGGCACGGCCTCCGGTCCGGTGCCACCGATCAACGCCATGCAGCTCGCCGTGAACGGTTCGCTCTTCGTCACCCGTCCGGCGCTGGCCGACTACATCGCCGAACCGGCGGAGCGCGACGCCCTTGCAGGTGAGCTGTTCGGTCACGTCGCCTCCGGACGCATCACGATCGAGATCAACCAGCGCTACTCCCTCGAGGGCGCCGCACGGGCACATCGCGATCTGGAAGCCGGGCGGACCACCGGATCCTCCGTCTTCGCCCTCTGAGGACACCCCGCCCCACGCCACACGCCACACGAGGAGTGAGCACCATGCCCGAAACCCTCCGGCCGAAGCAACACGCTCTGGCCCTGGTGCGCCCACAGGC
The Streptomyces sp. NBC_01296 DNA segment above includes these coding regions:
- a CDS encoding ankyrin repeat domain-containing protein, coding for MKDVDRRLLDAARAGNAVAVRAAVEGGANIEVRDEELRTPLLLASLGNRVEVARVLVAAGADVDAQDARQDSAWLVTGVTGSVAMLRVLLPAGPDLRRTNRFGGVSHIPASERGHVAYVREVLAVTDIDVDHVNRLGWTALLEAVILGDGGPAHQEIVRLLLAAGADRDLADGDGVTALAHAERRGYTEIAELLR
- a CDS encoding long-chain-fatty-acid--CoA ligase, which encodes MTNLAAFLVNSAAARRDHVAVRHDDTTLTYAELDDASARFAAVLQGRGVRPGDRVAMTMPNVPLFPVVYYGVLRAGGVVVPMNPLLRAREVAYVLRDSGARVAVASPLFAQEVASAAAELGTECLVTEPSAFHALLTAAEPLSGLVDRQDGDPALILYTSGTTGTPKGAELTHGNLVSNTATTAETLIQVGPDDILFGGLPLFHAFGQTCALNASVAAGATLTLLPRFDPQRALEVMHRDRVTVFLGVPTMYSALLHAALPDGFDASRLRLAVSGGAALPVEVLQGFERRFDATVLEGYGLSETSPVASFNHPDRPRKAGSIGVPIRGVEMRLVTEDGSEAGPGEVGEIAIRGENVMNGYVNRPKETAEAVRDGWFHTGDLARVDEEGFYFIVDRKKDLIIRGGYNVYPREVEEVLYEHPAVAEAAVVGVPHEVHGEEVAAVIALREGADATAEEIRAYVKERVAAYKYPRIVTFTTELPKGPTGKILKREIVVTPSGGGA
- a CDS encoding AraC family transcriptional regulator ligand-binding domain-containing protein, with the protein product MRPLVRTAALNGYVELSRSLGVDPRALMKSVGLDTADLAVQDRWISGPAAVRLLEISAAASHHDDFGLRMAELRRFSNLGPISLVVREEPDVRSALALLLRHEHMYNELLHTRLAEGNGLATIKVDLRVGEATPARQATELVVGAFSRILRGFLDTRWQPLSVWFTHSPPADSGRHRRLFGPGVEFDREFNGIVFYADDLDAPNAMADPQLRNYARQYFDAIAATPRDTSVADRVRELIEALLPTGRCSVEQVARSLGVDRRTVHRHLAHSGETFSSLLNATRKRLAEQFVAHPRRSLTEISDLLGFSSLSAFSRWFHEQFGCSPRQWRKEKGQEQHAGPG
- a CDS encoding 3-keto-5-aminohexanoate cleavage protein, translating into MHFHDDSLFPENQEKLVIQAAPYGPEWLPGDADDLPLTMDEHVQAAVDCYDAGATVLHIHVRELDGKGSKRMSMFNELMGRLREAVPDMVLQIGGSISFAPEGEGGDAKWLSYDTRHLLADLTPAPDQVTIAINTSQMNIVEIMTDDDLEGTSIAKPEYHRAYRDMVVEAGPEFYLEHLKRLHANGIQPHFQLATIAQLETVERLIRAGTYTGPLVLNYVAIGGGFAGRHPSDLIEFIRRVPDGAVLTIESSMRAVAPMNAIAIALGVHVRVGNEDNLWRRKGERMSSVEQVEQMVRIANTLGRDIATGPEAKRIYKIGEYYPDADETIERLGMVPNRRPGQRGFMLRDLKS
- a CDS encoding quinone oxidoreductase family protein produces the protein MAHAVRFYETGGPDVLTWERVTVGDPGPGEVRIRHAAVGLNFADTYFRTGLYPVRLPDGIGVEASGVVEAVGEGVTHVAEGDRVTYTGSPLGAYSTERVMPASHLIKLPDEIGFETAAAMTMRGLTSAYLLRRIHPLKAGDTVLLHAAAGGVGLIVSQWARLLGVTVIGTVSSEEKAELARAHGCEHIIHYRREDVAERVRELTDGAGVPVVFDSVGKDTFTGSLASLSRRGLLVCFGTASGPVPPINAMQLAVNGSLFVTRPALADYIAEPAERDALAGELFGHVASGRITIEINQRYSLEGAARAHRDLEAGRTTGSSVFAL